The following coding sequences lie in one Heyndrickxia oleronia genomic window:
- a CDS encoding P1 family peptidase, with the protein MKARELGIEVGNLPTGSKNCITDVKGVKVGHITLNQDINDGCIRTGVTAILPHEGNLFLEKVRAACYVANGFGKTTGLVQVEELGCIESPIMLTNTFSVGPVLQGTLQYMLAENPAIGDSTSSINIIVGECNDSYLNSIRLLAVKPEHAIQAIQCATNQQAEEGAVGAGTGTMCFGYKGGIGSSSRLISEGDSFYTVGILVQSNFGSKDEFRYANSVGDDDKERPDGSIMMVLATDAPVSDRQLKRLAKRCVVGLSRIGSHIHNGSGDVVIAFSNAETIQHSSSKAAEQVTVLHDDHPIMNLLFQAVAEATEEAILNSLSQAETTSGRKGRVGEKAPIHRKS; encoded by the coding sequence ATGAAAGCAAGGGAACTAGGGATTGAAGTAGGGAATCTTCCAACAGGTAGTAAAAATTGTATAACAGATGTAAAGGGAGTGAAGGTTGGGCATATAACATTAAATCAGGATATTAATGATGGGTGTATACGTACAGGTGTGACAGCTATTTTACCACATGAAGGGAATTTATTTTTAGAAAAGGTTCGAGCTGCTTGTTATGTGGCAAATGGTTTTGGAAAAACAACTGGCCTTGTTCAAGTGGAAGAATTAGGTTGTATAGAGTCACCTATTATGTTGACAAATACATTTAGTGTTGGCCCAGTTTTACAGGGAACACTTCAATATATGTTGGCTGAAAATCCTGCTATTGGTGACTCTACAAGTTCAATCAATATAATTGTCGGTGAATGTAATGATAGTTATTTAAATTCTATACGACTTTTGGCTGTGAAACCAGAACATGCAATACAAGCAATCCAATGTGCAACAAATCAACAGGCTGAAGAAGGAGCAGTTGGTGCAGGTACTGGTACAATGTGCTTTGGATATAAAGGGGGAATAGGAAGTTCCTCACGTTTGATCTCTGAAGGGGATTCTTTCTATACTGTAGGAATACTTGTACAGAGTAATTTTGGGAGTAAGGATGAATTTCGTTATGCTAATTCGGTAGGAGACGACGATAAAGAACGTCCTGATGGCTCTATTATGATGGTTTTAGCAACAGATGCTCCGGTTTCAGATCGGCAGTTAAAAAGACTGGCAAAAAGATGTGTGGTCGGTTTGAGTAGAATAGGAAGTCATATCCACAACGGAAGTGGGGATGTTGTTATTGCTTTTTCTAATGCAGAAACCATCCAACATTCCTCATCTAAAGCAGCAGAACAAGTCACTGTTTTACATGACGATCATCCAATCATGAATCTTCTTTTTCAAGCAGTGGCAGAAGCAACGGAGGAGGCTATCCTAAATTCCCTTTCACAAGCAGAGACGACAAGTGGGAGAAAAGGAAGAGTAGGAGAGAAAGCACCTATTCATAGGAAAAGCTAA
- a CDS encoding OsmC family protein, with protein sequence MEQHRFLLKADWPGGRNDVGFIETSNLKTKISIPTEMDGPGIGTNPDEMLLGAAATCYIITLAAMMERRKIPVESLTQESEGIVEVDKGVITYKKIIHRPKVILERNCTADQIETVKQLTERAEKSCMISRAIQGNVEIGLEAIVELAN encoded by the coding sequence ATGGAACAACACCGATTTCTTTTAAAAGCAGATTGGCCCGGTGGTAGAAATGATGTTGGGTTTATAGAAACAAGTAATTTAAAAACAAAAATATCAATTCCAACAGAAATGGATGGCCCCGGAATTGGTACAAATCCTGATGAAATGTTACTTGGGGCTGCGGCTACATGTTATATCATTACACTTGCAGCAATGATGGAAAGACGAAAAATTCCTGTTGAAAGCTTAACACAAGAATCAGAAGGCATCGTTGAGGTTGATAAAGGTGTAATTACATATAAAAAAATTATTCACCGTCCAAAAGTGATCTTGGAAAGAAATTGTACAGCAGATCAGATTGAAACAGTAAAACAGCTAACAGAACGTGCAGAAAAAAGCTGCATGATTTCTAGGGCTATCCAAGGAAATGTAGAAATTGGCTTGGAGGCAATTGTGGAGCTGGCAAATTAG
- a CDS encoding S4 domain-containing protein — protein MNVLDLSWNLVEQSMEKVITRYCKNCGKTVEFKDSLIRRHNSNGKNIYRYAIFKCPKDHTWNQKLSIYKAYTEHAKVREELIAIENDNKYSLQIESLREQGYTQIRIKINQAYGAVRLDKMLAESLKGWSRTEIVKKIKNNEIQVNDKVCKPSQKLIKSDNITVIIT, from the coding sequence ATGAATGTGCTGGATTTATCTTGGAATTTAGTTGAGCAATCAATGGAAAAAGTAATTACTCGCTATTGTAAAAATTGTGGTAAAACAGTTGAGTTTAAGGATTCTCTTATTAGACGTCATAATTCAAACGGCAAAAATATTTATCGATATGCTATTTTTAAATGTCCAAAGGACCATACATGGAATCAAAAGCTTAGTATTTATAAAGCATACACTGAGCATGCGAAAGTAAGAGAAGAGTTAATAGCTATTGAAAATGATAATAAATATAGTTTACAAATTGAATCTTTAAGAGAACAGGGATACACCCAAATACGTATTAAAATTAATCAGGCCTATGGAGCTGTACGCCTGGATAAAATGTTAGCTGAAAGCCTGAAAGGGTGGAGTCGAACAGAAATTGTCAAGAAGATCAAAAATAATGAGATCCAAGTAAATGACAAAGTCTGTAAACCAAGTCAAAAATTAATTAAAAGTGATAATATTACAGTAATCATCACGTAG
- a CDS encoding peptide chain release factor 3 produces MTSLKDEVLSRRTFAIISHPDAGKTTLTEQLLLFGGAIRAAGTVKGKKSGKFATSDWMEIEKQRGISVTSSVMQFEYDGKRVNILDTPGHQDFSEDTYRTLMAVDSAVMIVDAAKGIEEQTLKLFKVCRMRGIPIFTFINKLDRQGKTPLELLAELEEVLGIESYPMNWPIGMGKEFLGIYDRYHKRIEQFRVEEQERFLPLNEDGELEGDSPIKQSSLYEQALEEILLLDEAGNEFSNERIANGTLTPVFFGSALTNFGVQTFLETYLQFAPPPQPRTSDVGTVDPADDNFSGFVFKIQANMNPAHRDRIAFVRICSGQFDRGMNVTLSRTGKSMKLSQSTQFLADDRSTVNTAVSGDIIGLYDTGTYQIGDTITSGKQLINYEKLPQFSPELFVKVSAKNVMKQKHFHKGVHQLVQEGAIQLYKTYRMEDYILGAVGQLQFEVFVHRMKNEYNSDVIMEPIGSKIPRWINEDQVNESLSSSRSLLVKDRFDKPLFLFENDFALRWFQDKHPEIKLYDALEGFQEN; encoded by the coding sequence ATGACTTCATTAAAAGATGAGGTTCTTTCAAGAAGAACCTTTGCAATTATTTCCCACCCAGATGCCGGAAAAACAACTTTAACTGAGCAATTACTATTGTTTGGAGGAGCCATTCGTGCAGCAGGGACGGTAAAAGGAAAAAAATCAGGTAAATTTGCAACGTCAGATTGGATGGAGATTGAAAAACAAAGAGGGATCTCTGTAACATCTTCTGTAATGCAATTTGAGTATGATGGAAAAAGGGTGAATATCCTCGATACACCTGGGCACCAGGATTTCAGTGAAGACACATATCGTACCCTAATGGCGGTTGATAGTGCGGTGATGATCGTAGATGCAGCTAAAGGGATTGAGGAACAAACATTAAAGTTATTTAAAGTGTGTCGGATGAGAGGGATTCCGATTTTTACATTTATTAACAAACTTGATCGACAAGGAAAAACTCCACTTGAGTTACTAGCTGAACTAGAGGAAGTACTTGGTATTGAATCGTATCCGATGAACTGGCCGATTGGAATGGGGAAAGAATTTCTAGGAATTTATGATCGTTATCATAAACGTATCGAACAATTTCGTGTAGAAGAACAAGAAAGATTTTTACCGTTGAATGAGGATGGAGAGCTTGAAGGAGATTCACCAATCAAGCAATCTTCTCTTTATGAACAGGCATTAGAGGAGATACTTCTTTTGGATGAAGCGGGAAATGAATTTTCGAATGAACGAATTGCCAATGGGACATTAACTCCAGTATTTTTCGGGAGTGCATTGACAAATTTTGGGGTTCAAACATTTCTTGAAACTTATTTACAATTTGCACCGCCTCCACAGCCACGTACGTCTGATGTCGGTACGGTTGATCCGGCAGATGATAATTTCTCGGGGTTTGTGTTTAAAATCCAAGCCAATATGAACCCTGCACACCGAGATCGAATTGCTTTTGTTCGGATTTGTTCAGGTCAGTTTGATCGTGGTATGAATGTAACCCTTTCTAGAACGGGAAAATCAATGAAGTTATCACAATCTACGCAATTCCTTGCTGATGATCGAAGCACAGTGAATACAGCAGTTAGTGGTGATATCATTGGTTTATATGATACTGGCACCTATCAAATTGGCGATACCATTACATCCGGAAAACAATTAATTAATTATGAAAAGCTACCACAATTCTCTCCGGAACTTTTTGTTAAAGTATCTGCTAAAAATGTAATGAAACAAAAGCATTTTCATAAGGGAGTTCATCAGCTTGTTCAAGAAGGTGCGATTCAGTTATATAAAACATACCGTATGGAAGATTATATTTTAGGTGCAGTGGGACAATTGCAGTTTGAAGTATTTGTTCATCGGATGAAAAATGAATATAACTCTGATGTTATTATGGAGCCGATCGGATCGAAAATTCCTCGTTGGATTAATGAGGATCAAGTGAATGAATCTTTATCTAGTTCACGAAGCTTATTAGTGAAAGATCGTTTTGATAAACCATTATTTTTATTTGAAAATGATTTTGCCCTTAGATGGTTTCAAGATAAACATCCAGAGATCAAATTATATGATGCATTAGAAGGCTTTCAAGAGAACTAA
- a CDS encoding type I restriction-modification system subunit M N-terminal domain-containing protein, translating into MDVDQFQNVLSKCERIVDGQNLECIQDILVLKILNDIFENERQDIRQDFLLRGICSTEVDNLIDDPAYYQFIYIPNLVRWQQLKNIQHNDWTFIAHALQTIIDNNPINIPPLPHRAQNINSYQMKQLVELIDVCNFFQMSKEKTEAIFKVIESWKKMKRLKEGSWMLINCYYA; encoded by the coding sequence ATGGACGTTGATCAATTTCAGAACGTTCTTTCCAAATGTGAAAGAATAGTGGACGGTCAAAATTTAGAATGTATACAAGATATACTTGTTTTAAAAATACTCAATGACATTTTTGAAAATGAGAGACAAGACATTCGGCAGGATTTTTTACTTAGAGGGATTTGCAGTACAGAGGTAGATAATTTAATTGATGATCCAGCTTATTATCAATTTATATATATCCCTAATTTAGTACGCTGGCAGCAACTAAAAAATATCCAACACAATGATTGGACATTTATTGCTCATGCTCTTCAGACCATTATAGATAATAATCCAATTAATATTCCCCCTCTTCCACATAGAGCACAAAATATTAACTCCTATCAGATGAAACAGTTAGTGGAATTAATAGATGTATGCAATTTTTTTCAAATGTCTAAGGAAAAAACAGAAGCAATTTTTAAAGTTATAGAAAGCTGGAAGAAAATGAAGCGTTTAAAGGAAGGCTCATGGATGTTAATTAATTGCTATTACGCTTAA
- a CDS encoding M42 family metallopeptidase, with the protein MNTYGNSKETMELIQKLVLIPSPSGNTKQVIDFCEQYLKETNVSMYRNRKGGLIVTIPGKNNEQHRMLTAHVDTLGAMVKEVKANGRLKLTMIGGFRWNSVEGEYCKIETSTGKTYTGTILMHQQSVHVYKDAGKAERNEDNIEVRIDEKVFNEQDVRALGIEEGDFVSFDPRVVITESGYIKSRHLDDKASTAILLKLIKHIKENNIELPYTTHFLISNNEEIGYGGNSNITPETVEYLAVDMGALGDGQASDEYTVSICAKDSSGPYHYGLRKHLVNLAKENQIEYKVDIYPFYGSDASAAIRAGFDIVHGLVGPGIESSHAFERTHETSILNTERLLYAYIQSPMVEQ; encoded by the coding sequence ATGAATACATATGGCAATTCCAAAGAAACAATGGAATTAATTCAGAAGTTAGTTTTAATACCTAGTCCCTCAGGAAATACGAAGCAAGTCATTGATTTTTGTGAGCAGTATTTAAAAGAGACCAATGTAAGTATGTATCGAAATCGTAAGGGTGGACTAATCGTTACAATTCCAGGTAAAAACAATGAGCAGCATCGAATGCTTACTGCTCATGTTGATACTTTAGGGGCAATGGTTAAAGAAGTAAAAGCAAATGGTCGACTAAAACTAACGATGATTGGTGGTTTTCGTTGGAACTCAGTAGAAGGGGAATATTGCAAAATTGAAACCTCTACTGGAAAAACATATACAGGAACCATTTTAATGCATCAACAATCTGTCCATGTATATAAAGATGCAGGCAAGGCGGAACGAAATGAAGATAATATTGAAGTTCGAATTGATGAAAAGGTATTTAACGAACAAGATGTACGTGCTTTAGGAATTGAAGAGGGGGATTTTGTTTCTTTCGATCCTCGTGTAGTAATTACCGAATCAGGATACATCAAATCACGGCATTTAGATGATAAGGCAAGTACGGCTATTTTGTTAAAGCTTATCAAACATATTAAAGAAAATAATATTGAATTACCTTATACAACACATTTTCTTATCTCAAATAATGAGGAAATAGGTTATGGAGGAAATTCAAATATTACACCAGAAACAGTTGAATATTTGGCGGTTGATATGGGCGCATTAGGTGACGGTCAGGCATCAGATGAATATACTGTTTCTATCTGTGCGAAAGACTCAAGTGGTCCATATCATTATGGTTTACGCAAACATTTGGTCAATTTGGCGAAGGAAAACCAAATAGAATATAAAGTTGATATTTACCCTTTTTATGGCTCTGATGCATCGGCTGCCATTCGTGCAGGATTTGATATTGTACATGGGCTGGTTGGTCCAGGAATAGAATCATCGCACGCATTTGAGCGTACACATGAAACATCTATTTTAAATACAGAGCGTTTATTATATGCATATATACAGTCACCAATGGTAGAGCAATAA
- a CDS encoding YueH family protein produces the protein MKIRKTILSDAELNIFIYENKKDEYFVVAVPTLEWSTKFTYDDFGEELLNQIIHSLSSKLDEQEAITLGHRINQWTREM, from the coding sequence ATGAAAATTCGTAAAACTATACTTAGTGATGCTGAGTTAAACATATTTATATATGAAAATAAAAAAGACGAATACTTTGTGGTGGCTGTTCCTACCTTAGAATGGTCAACAAAATTTACATATGATGATTTTGGTGAAGAATTATTAAATCAAATCATTCATTCACTTAGTTCCAAATTAGATGAACAAGAAGCCATCACACTTGGACATCGAATTAATCAGTGGACACGAGAAATGTAA